The window GCCCAACGAATACGGCGGCAACGAGAACCTCCCGGCCATAGAGTTCATCAAGAACCTCAACCTCGCCGTCTACTCCGAGCACGGCGACGTCCAGACCATTGCCGAGGAATCGACCTCCTGGCCGATGGTGTCGCGTCCGACCTATCTCGGCGGCCTCGGCTTCGGGATGAAGTGGAACATGGGCTGGATGAACGACACGCTCGGCTATTTCTCGCGCGACCCGGTGCACAGAAAGCACCACCAGAACGCACTCACGTTCAGCATACTCTACGCCTTCACGGAGAACTTCGTCCTACCCCTGTCGCACGACGAGGTCGTCCACGAAAAGGGCTCCCTCATCGGGAGAATGCCCGGCGACGTATGGCAGAAGTTCGCCAACCTCCGCGCGCTCTTCGGATACATGTTCGGCCATCCCGGGAAAAAGCTCCTCTTCATGGGCGACGAAATCGGCCAGTGGAACGAATGGAGCCACGACTCCAGCATCGAGTGGCACCTCCTCGGCTTCCCGCTCCACGGCGGGCTCAAGGCGTGGGTGTCGGACCTCAACAAATTCTACAGGCGCGAGCCCGCGCTCTACGAGATCGACTTCTCTCACGAAGGGTTCGAGTGGGTCGACTTCAGGGACTATAACCAGAGCGTCATAAGCTTCGTCAGGAAGAGCGCGAAGGGCGAAATGGTGCTCGTCGTCTGCAACTTCACGCCCGTCCCGCGAAGCGGCTACGCCCTCGGCGTCCCCCGCGCCGGGAGATGGAACGAGGAGCTGAACAGCGATTCGCACTTCTACGGCGGGAGCGGCGTCGGCAACGGCGGCGGCGCGTGGGCCGAGCCCTCCGGCGATCGCGGCAGCCTCCGGATAGACCTCCCCCCTCTCGGCGTCCTCTTTTTCAAACACGAAGGTTAATGGTATATAATTCCCTCTAATCCCGGGCAGGAGGCGCGGCAGGCGGAAAGATTTGAATAGACACGGCACGTCCCAGGCAAGGCTGAAGACAACGCACGGCTCTCCCCGGCCGCTCGGGGCGACGTGGGACGGGCGCGGCGTCAACTTCGCCGTCTACTCCGAGAACGCCCAGTACATCGAGCTCTGCCTCTACGCCCCCGGCCTCCCCGAAACCGAGACCGGCAGGATAAAGCTCGAATCCAAAACCCATAACGTCCACCACGCCTACGTGCGCGGCCTCGGGCCGGGGCAGCTCTACGGCTACAGGGCATACGGGCCCTACGACCCGCCCTCCGGCCAGCGGTTCAACCCCGCAAAGCTCCTCGTCGATCCCTACGCCAGGGCAATATCCGGGGCGGTCATGCTCGACAGCATACACCACGACCACAAGATATACCGGCGCGCGCACAAGCTCGTCATCGATTCCCGTGACAGCGCCGCCTACATGCCGAAATCGGTCGTCGTGGACGGCTCGTTCGACTGGGGCGGCGACTCGCCTCCCGGGGTGCCGTGGTCCGACACCGTGATATACGAGGCCCACGTGAGGGGGCTCACGATGCTCCACCCCGAAGTGCCCGGGGAGCTCCGGGGGACGTACGCCGGCCTCGCCTCGCCGGACGTGATCTCGCACCTCCGCTCGCTCGGCGTGACGGCCGTCGAGCTCATGCCCGTCCACCACTCAGTCTCCGAGTGCAGGCTCCTCGAAAACGGGCTCGTCAATTACTGGGGCTACAACACCCTCGGCTTCTTCGCGCCCGACATAAGATATTCCCGGGGCTCCGCGGGCGGCGGGCGGCCCGGCGGGCAGGTCAACGAATTCAAGGAAATGGTAAAGGCCCTCCACAAAGAGGGATTCGAGGTGATACTCGACGTCGTCTACAACCACACGTGCGAGGGCGGGAGCGGCGGCCCCACGCTCTCGCTGAGGGGTCTCGACAATAAAACGTACTACCGCCTCGACCCCGGCAAAAATGGGGACTACCTGAACTTCACGGGCACGGGGAATACTATAAACTCGTCCCATCCGGCGGTCGTAAAGCTCATATTCGACAGCCTCAGGTACTGGGCCGAAGAGATGCGCGTGGACGGCTTCCGGCTCGACCTCGCCCCCGTGCTGTTCAGGAACGGAAACGGCTTCGACCGCTCGCACCCGCTCTTTAAGGAAATAGCGGCCGACCCCGTCCTCTCCGGCGTAAAGCTCATAGCCGAGCCCTGGGACCTCGGCCCCGGCGGCTACCAGACGGGCGGCTTCCCCGACCCCTGGTCCGAATGGAACGACAGGTACAGGAACACCGTCAGGCGCTTCTGGCGGAGCGACGAGGGCGTCATCCCGGACATGGCCTACAGGATAAGCGGGTCGAGCGACCTCTACGGCACGAGGGAAAAGGGCTCTTACGCGAGCATAAACTACGTCGCCTCCCACGACGGCTTCACGCTGAGCGACCTCGTCTTGTACGAGCACAAGCACAACGAGGCCAACCTCGAAGACAACGCCGACGGGAACAACGCCAACTACGCCTTTAACTTCGGCGTCGAAGGGCCGTCGGACGACGCCGCGATAATAAAGGAGCGCGAAAAACAGAAGAGGAATTTCCTCGCGACCCTCTTCCTGTCGCAGGGCGTCCCAATGCTGCTCATGGGCGACGAGGCGGGGAGGACGCAGCGGGGAAACAACAACGCCTATTGCCAGGACAACGAAACGTCGTGGATGAGCTGGGGCTTCGACGCCCGCGGCAAAAAGCTCCTCCTTTTCACGAGGTTCCTCGCCGCTCTCAGAAAATCCTACCCCGTCCTCAGGCGCGGCATATTTTTCACCGGGGTCCCGCACGCGATGTTCGGCCACAAGGATCTCTCGTGGTTCCTCCCCGACGCGAGGGAGATGACGGACGCCGACTGGCAGAATCCCCGCCTCCGCTCGATAAGCATCGTGAAGGTCGAAAACACCTTCGAACAGACGGCGAAACCGAAAAAAGCACTCCACGACAACGCCCTCATGCTCCTCCTCAACGCCGAGCCCAACGGGGTCGTTTTCACGGTCCCCGACGGACACATATCGCCCCTGTGGCAGGTGATATTCGACACGAGCCGCGAAAGGCCCGGCGGCAAGACAATCGGCGC is drawn from Thermodesulfobacteriota bacterium and contains these coding sequences:
- the glgX gene encoding glycogen debranching protein GlgX, translated to MNRHGTSQARLKTTHGSPRPLGATWDGRGVNFAVYSENAQYIELCLYAPGLPETETGRIKLESKTHNVHHAYVRGLGPGQLYGYRAYGPYDPPSGQRFNPAKLLVDPYARAISGAVMLDSIHHDHKIYRRAHKLVIDSRDSAAYMPKSVVVDGSFDWGGDSPPGVPWSDTVIYEAHVRGLTMLHPEVPGELRGTYAGLASPDVISHLRSLGVTAVELMPVHHSVSECRLLENGLVNYWGYNTLGFFAPDIRYSRGSAGGGRPGGQVNEFKEMVKALHKEGFEVILDVVYNHTCEGGSGGPTLSLRGLDNKTYYRLDPGKNGDYLNFTGTGNTINSSHPAVVKLIFDSLRYWAEEMRVDGFRLDLAPVLFRNGNGFDRSHPLFKEIAADPVLSGVKLIAEPWDLGPGGYQTGGFPDPWSEWNDRYRNTVRRFWRSDEGVIPDMAYRISGSSDLYGTREKGSYASINYVASHDGFTLSDLVLYEHKHNEANLEDNADGNNANYAFNFGVEGPSDDAAIIKEREKQKRNFLATLFLSQGVPMLLMGDEAGRTQRGNNNAYCQDNETSWMSWGFDARGKKLLLFTRFLAALRKSYPVLRRGIFFTGVPHAMFGHKDLSWFLPDAREMTDADWQNPRLRSISIVKVENTFEQTAKPKKALHDNALMLLLNAEPNGVVFTVPDGHISPLWQVIFDTSRERPGGKTIGAGKHYTLAGRSLALLKPSAKTG